One segment of Paraburkholderia sp. PGU19 DNA contains the following:
- a CDS encoding cation acetate symporter — protein sequence MKRCVKLIGGVLAACIACDAMAAAEVLEKVQKQPLNTTAIVMFLAFVVATLGITYWAASKTKSMKDFYNAGGGISGFQNGLALAGDYMSAAALLGVTSMIFFNGYDGMLYAVSFFVAWPLLMFLFAERIRNLGQVTIADIASFRLDQQRIRTLMAFGSLTVVCFYLVVQMVGAGQLIQLLFGLQYNYAVVVVGALMAVYVTFGGMVATTWVQIIKAVLMLFGATLLAVLALSKFGFSIDDMFAQAIATHKSGAGIMLPSKLVADPFAMLSLSVGLVFGTSGLPHILMRFFTVPDAKAARKSVFVATGFIGYFFLIVMVLGTAAIVIVGRNPSFYEGGVIGGKLIGGGNMPVMHLAKAMGGDLVLGFLSAVAFATILAVVAGLTMAGTSAISHDLYAMVIKRNRADHAKEKRVSRIASIAIACVAIVLGIGFKDQNVAFLVALTFSVAASVNFPILTLAIYWKGLTTRGALMGGIAGLVSAVGLVVLSPAVWVKVLGHASPIFPYDYPAIISMTIAFFFTWIGSVTDQGARAANEREQFDDQFVRAQTGIGSSRAASH from the coding sequence ATGAAACGATGCGTCAAACTCATCGGCGGCGTGCTGGCCGCTTGCATCGCCTGTGACGCAATGGCAGCAGCGGAGGTGCTCGAAAAAGTACAGAAGCAGCCGCTCAACACGACGGCCATCGTCATGTTCCTCGCGTTCGTCGTTGCGACGCTCGGCATCACGTATTGGGCCGCGTCGAAGACGAAGTCGATGAAGGACTTCTACAACGCGGGCGGCGGCATCTCAGGTTTTCAGAACGGCCTCGCGCTGGCGGGTGACTATATGTCGGCAGCGGCGCTGCTCGGCGTGACGAGCATGATCTTCTTCAACGGCTACGACGGCATGCTCTACGCGGTGAGTTTCTTCGTCGCGTGGCCGTTGCTGATGTTCCTGTTTGCCGAGCGCATCAGAAATCTGGGGCAGGTCACGATCGCCGACATCGCATCGTTCAGACTCGACCAGCAGAGAATACGCACGCTGATGGCATTCGGCTCGCTGACGGTAGTCTGCTTCTATCTCGTCGTGCAGATGGTGGGCGCGGGTCAACTGATCCAGTTGCTGTTCGGGCTTCAATACAACTATGCCGTCGTCGTGGTCGGCGCGCTGATGGCGGTGTATGTGACCTTCGGCGGCATGGTCGCGACCACCTGGGTGCAGATCATCAAGGCCGTACTCATGCTGTTCGGCGCGACACTGCTTGCAGTTCTTGCGTTGAGCAAGTTCGGCTTTTCGATCGACGACATGTTCGCGCAAGCGATCGCCACGCATAAGAGCGGCGCCGGCATCATGCTGCCGAGCAAGCTCGTCGCCGATCCGTTTGCGATGCTGTCACTCTCGGTGGGACTGGTGTTCGGCACGTCGGGCCTGCCGCATATTCTGATGCGCTTCTTCACGGTGCCGGATGCAAAGGCGGCGCGCAAGTCCGTGTTCGTCGCGACGGGCTTTATCGGGTACTTCTTTCTGATCGTCATGGTGCTCGGCACAGCCGCAATTGTGATCGTGGGCCGCAATCCGTCGTTCTACGAGGGCGGCGTGATCGGCGGCAAGCTGATCGGCGGCGGCAACATGCCCGTCATGCATCTGGCGAAGGCGATGGGCGGAGACCTCGTGCTGGGCTTTCTGTCTGCCGTCGCCTTTGCAACGATTCTCGCTGTCGTGGCGGGACTCACGATGGCAGGCACATCGGCTATCTCGCACGATCTGTACGCGATGGTGATCAAGCGCAATCGCGCCGATCACGCGAAGGAGAAGCGTGTGTCGAGAATCGCATCGATTGCGATCGCGTGCGTGGCAATCGTGCTCGGCATCGGGTTCAAGGATCAGAACGTCGCGTTCCTCGTGGCGCTGACCTTCAGCGTGGCCGCGTCGGTCAATTTTCCGATCCTCACGCTCGCGATCTACTGGAAAGGCCTGACGACGCGCGGCGCGCTGATGGGCGGCATTGCGGGGCTCGTGAGCGCAGTGGGTCTGGTCGTGCTGTCTCCCGCCGTGTGGGTCAAGGTGCTCGGACACGCGAGCCCGATCTTCCCGTACGACTACCCCGCGATCATTTCGATGACGATCGCCTTCTTCTTCACATGGATCGGATCGGTCACCGATCAGGGCGCGAGGGCGGCGAATGAACGCGAGCAATTCGACGATCAATTCGTTCGCGCACAGACGGGCATCGGTTCGTCGCGCGCCGCCAGTCATTAG
- a CDS encoding DUF485 domain-containing protein, whose amino-acid sequence MVQTTALHNVRLSPAFVRLVARRRRLVVLLTLGTLLPYYAFVLIAGFAPKVLALKLFPGSVMTIGWPLGVALIVGTWILTGIYIRRANGEFDELTAQVLAGEAQ is encoded by the coding sequence GTGGTCCAAACGACTGCACTTCACAACGTCCGGTTGTCGCCGGCGTTCGTACGACTCGTCGCGCGGCGGCGCAGGCTCGTCGTATTGCTTACCCTCGGCACCTTGCTGCCTTACTACGCTTTCGTGCTGATAGCAGGCTTCGCACCGAAAGTGCTCGCGTTGAAGCTGTTTCCCGGTAGTGTCATGACGATTGGCTGGCCTTTGGGCGTCGCGCTGATCGTCGGCACCTGGATACTGACGGGCATCTATATTCGCCGCGCAAACGGCGAGTTCGACGAGTTGACCGCTCAGGTCCTGGCGGGAGAGGCGCAATGA